The genome window AGTTCGATTCGAGACCCCGCCTTCTAACCAACGAGCTTCCAGAGTCCATCAACCAACGACGGAGGATTTTGAGCTACCTGGCACAGGTCCTGACCAGGGCAGACGAAACGAAGCACCGCCTTTTTTTCCTACCGCCGTTGGAGCCCCGTAAAGAGATGACCTGAGGACTGATGGAGGAACTGGAAACTTCCAAGAGTACATCGATAAAAAAGATGCCGAACTCAAACGACTACACGCCATTATGCACATGGCAACAAGCGGAGCCCCAGATATCGACCTTGCTATTGAGGAAACCTGAAGGACCCTCTTCACATACATAATCTCGGGGATGAAGCTAAGCACAATCGGGAAAATTAAATTCTCCGAGTACTCTGGAAATTCAGATCCTAAAGCTCACATCCGAGCCTTTAGACTCGCGATATCCAGGGCGCATCTCAACGACGATGAAAAAGAAGCAGGATACTATCGTTTCTTCGCAGAGAACCTTACGGGCTCCGCCCTAGAATGGTTCGCCGGCCTAGAAGAAAATTCGATCGATAACTTCACGCAAGTAGTATCGGCGTTCCTAAAGCAGTACTCGGTGTTCATAGAAATCAGAACAACCGAAGCCGATCTATGGAACCTCAAACAAGCACCCTTCGAGCCTCTAAGAGCCTACATAAATAAGTTTAGAGAAATCAAAGCGAAGATCGCAAACGTAAACGACGGAGTGGCTCTCGCCGCCTTGAAGAATGGTGTATGGTTCTCCTCTAAATTCAAAGAAGAAATGTCGGTCAGGGCCCCAGTGTCACTAGATGACGCACTGCATCGAGCATCATTCTTTGCAGCCTACGAAGAGGACGTAGCTAACTTGAAAGAACAATTTTTGGCGA of Raphanus sativus cultivar WK10039 unplaced genomic scaffold, ASM80110v3 Scaffold3592, whole genome shotgun sequence contains these proteins:
- the LOC108830063 gene encoding uncharacterized protein LOC108830063 is translated as MKLSTIGKIKFSEYSGNSDPKAHIRAFRLAISRAHLNDDEKEAGYYRFFAENLTGSALEWFAGLEENSIDNFTQVVSAFLKQYSVFIEIRTTEADLWNLKQAPFEPLRAYINKFREIKAKIANVNDGVALAALKNGVWFSSKFKEEMSVRAPVSLDDALHRASFFAAYEEDVANLKEQFLASKNAANKKTSATKEALTKGQHSYAIDNSTKNKSSTFDLNKHCDFHKRKGHSTEECRAALHEKERREEEENSQEDEPPSTPKSDK